The Streptococcus oralis region CCCTCTTTCTAGCTTTTTTCTGTCTTTTTACAGCTGATAGAGTACTTGCGAGTGACTACGATCATTATAATCCCATTGAAAAGGATGCCAGCAGTACGGGCTTTGAAACCTTGCAGCACCTCAACAAGGATGTTTGTGGTTGGATTAGCCTCGATGGGACCAAGGTAGACTATCCCCTCTTGCAGAGTCAGGACAATGTCAAATACCTTGACCGCAATGCTTTTGGCGATTATACTGTGTCAGGTTCTATATTTCTAGACTATCGTTTTAATCCAAATTTTACTGACTTTAACACTATTATCTACGGTCACTCCATGGCTTCTGGTGCTATGTTTGGGGAGATTCAAAAATTTGCAGATCAAGATTTTTTTGAAAATCATCGCTATGGTTCTATCTACTACAATGGTCGTGAACGTGGTCTTGAGATTTTTGGGATTTTAGAAGTGGATGCCTATGACACGGAGATTTACCGGACTTTGAGTTCCAACGATGAGGAACACCAGGCTTACTATCAGTATTTGCTAAGTAAAGCCAAGTACAAGCGAGATGTCTCCTTGACCTCAACGGACAAGATTGTTTTGTTAAGCACCTGTTTCCTTAACATTACCAACGGACGACATATCCTCTTAGCTAAAATAACGGATGCACCAGTAAAAGCAGCCCAGGATAAAAGTGGAGAAGCTGTAGGGACGCGGTATTTCGATCAAGGGCTACCAACGCATTGGATTTATATCCTTGCCTTTCTTCTCCTGATTATCGTTATTTTACTCCTTGTCGTTATCATCCTAATCATGAGACGAGATAAAAAGACTAAAGACAAAAAGAAATAGTAGACGTCGGAAGCGTTTACTATTTTTTTCTTTCATGATAGAATAGATAGTGAAAATAATAACATAAGGATAATAACATGAAAAAAGCAATATTAATGATGACCTTTGGATCTCCAGAGGAGATTAGTTTTGAAGGAGTCGCAGAATTTTTTACAAACATTCGTCGTGGTGTTAGACCCCAAGACCACGAGATTCAGACCCTCTATGACAACTACGTCCTTATCGGTGGGACACCTTTGCAGCGGATTACAAGGGAAGAAGTTGCTTTAGTAAGAGAACGTATAGGGGAGGAGTACGGTATCTACTTTGCCAATAAGTTTTCTCGCCCCTTTATTCCAGACGTGATCAAGCAGATGGAAGCTGATGGTGTTGAAGAATGTATCTGCTTGATTTTGGAACCTCATTATTCCTTTTACTCGGTGATGGGGTATGAAAAGTTTTTGGAAAGTCAGCAGATCCGATTTTTAGTAATTAAGGACTGGTATCAACAACAGCCTTTGCTGGACTTCTGGACAGATGAGATTAGCAAAATTTTACGAAATCATGTGGGAGAAGAAACTTTCAAGGTAATCTTTTCAGCTCACAGTGTTCCCATTTTCGCCTTAGACTATGGAGATCCTTATATTGATCAGATTTTCGATAATAGCAAGCTAATTGCTGAACAACTCGGCCTAACAGCTGACCAGTATACCAATACTTGGCAGAGCGAAAGCGATATTGGAATCCCTTGGATCAAGCCAGATGTCTTAGAGTATTTACGAGAACAAAAGCAACATCCCGAGCATTATATTTTTATCCCGATTAGTTTTATCAGTGAGCACATTGAAGTCTTGTTTGACAACGATGTAGAATGTTATGAGTTGTGTCAAGAATTAGGTGTCACCTACCATCGTCCACCTATGCCCAATACAGATAGCCGTTTAATTGACGCTTTAGTTGCTACTGTACGAGCCAATGAAGACAAAGAATTTAAAGCTTTTCTCCCAGAAGAAGAAACATTTGATGAGTTAGCGCCTTCGGCAACTACAAAGGACATCATGGAGGAGACAGACGATCTTCAGATGCCAGAATTTGTCAAAAAACTCATTGAGAAAAAAGGCCGTGAAAATGTGAAGATGCCTTACTTGATTAAGAAAATGCTCGAAAAGGCTGGGAAGTTACCAAAAGAGTAAAGAAAAAAGGATTTAGCTTGAAGCTAAATCCTTTATTTGTCTTATTTTTTCTCAAGAAGAGCTTTGATTTCTTGAAGAACTTCGAGTTCAGTTGGAGCAGCAGGAGCTTCCTCAACCACTTCCTCTTTCTTACGGAGGTTTTGCGCTTTTTCAATACCTTTGATAACGAAGAAGAGAACTGTACCCACAACAAGGAAGTTGATAACAGCGCTCAAGAATTTACCATATGTAACACCATTCCATGCAAGCTCAGCGATATTTTGTACTTTCGCAGCTTCCAAGGCTGGGTTCAAGAGAAGTGGAGTGATGATATCATTAACAAATGAAGTAACGATAGCACCAAATGCAGAGGCAATGATCACACCGACAGCGAGGTCAACGACATTACCACGAAGCAAAAATGCTTTAAGATCCTTTAACATTTTCATAAATTCCTTTCCTAATTTTCTAATTTATTATATCCTAAATTGTGACAAAAAGCAACTTGAACGCTCAAAGTTCTCAGTTGCCCCCTTTAAAAATATAAATTTTACTGAGAATATAGTTTAAAATAATGATCAATATCTGTGCTAGTATGGTCTCGATAGTATTAACTCTATCTATATTATATTTAACAAACTGGCCAATAACATCAGGAAAGGTTGTAACAAAGATATAAGTTAAAAGAAGGTCCAGACCAAGAGTAGAGAGACGAGCTAAGAAAAATTTAACTAGTCGAATTGGCCAATTCTTCCTCTCTTGTTTAAAAACAAATGTATCATTAGTGATAAAGGCAAAAAGAATACCGATAATATTTGCCAGTGCAGTTGCTAGGATTTCCTGATGGCTGATATGATAGATAGCTAAACGTGATAAAATAGATACCAAGGTAGTAGCACTACCAAAAAATAGATAGGAGAGGATTTCATTATCAAAAAAAGCCTTAATTTGATTTTTCATGATTTTAGTATAGCATAAAGTCATATATTGTGCTATACTGGTAAGGTTGATTCACTCAACCCTTGGTGCTTAGCTTCTTTCACCAAGCATATTTTACGCGGGAAACCGCCAAAGGAGAAAACATGAAAAAATTAACTGTTCGCGACATGGCAGATATTGCTATTGTTGCTGCTATCTATGTGGTTTTGACCATTACCCCACCACTAAATGCTATTAGCTACGGTGCTTACCAGTTCCGTATTTCTGAGATGATGAATTTTTTGGCTTTTTACAACCCTAAATACATCATCGGTGTGACGATTGGTTGTATGATTGCTAATTTCTTTAGTTTTGGCATAATTGATGTCTTTGTCGGTGGAGGATCTACTCTAATTTTCCTTAGTCTAGGTGTTTGGCTCTTTAGCAAGTATAAGGAAGACTATTTGTTCAATGGTTTGATTCGAAAAGATCATTTCTTCTTTTCAATCCTCTTCTCAATTTCAATGATTACCATTGCAGCAGAACTTCATATCGTTGCTGAAGCTCCATTCTTTTTCACTTGGTTTTCTACAGGAATTGGAGAGTTTGCATCGCTTATCGTTGGTGCAATCCTAATCGGAAAACTGGGACAGCGAATCGATTTAACAAAATAAGAAGTTTATAAGCTAGATACTTGATAAATCTAGCTTTTTTCATTCCAGAAAAGAAAAAGAGCGCTTGACAATAGCATAGAACTATAGTATACTTTTTAGGTAAGCTGATTTAGCTCAGTTGGCAGAGCGCATCCATGGTAAGGATGAGGTCGCCGGTTCAATCCCGGCAATTAGCATGAAATAGACAGTAAAACTCTTGATATTCGAGAGTTTTTTATATTTACCCCGCATTAGCCTTGACAAAGTCAGCAAAGCATAGTAGAATAAAACCTGCGATGAGTCGATAGGTAGTCTTCGGACTACTATTGAGCATAAGGAGGTCATAACGCAGGAGCGGACCTTGATGAGTTGTGTGAACCTGCTCATCACATGAAGATGCCTCTTAGTCCCTGGTCAATGGCTAGGGATTTTTTATTTTCAGAAATTAGAACTCAAAAATACTTTTCAATTTTTAGAAAAAGTAGTATAATACTTCTATTATAGAAATTTTTAGAAAATTCCGAAAGAGGTTATTTATGGGATATACAGTTGCTGTAGTCGGCGCGACAGGTGCTGTCGGAGCTCAGATGATAAAAATGTTGGAAGAATCAACACTTCCTATCGAAAAAATTCGTTACCTTGCTTCTGCACGTTCAGCAGGCAAGACTTTGAAATTTAAAGACCAAGATATTACGATTGAAGAAACGACTGAGACCGCTTTTGAGGGTGTTGATATTGCACTCTTCTCAGCAGGCGGTTCGACATCAGCTAAGTATGCACCATACGCAGTTCAAGCTGGAGCTGTAGTAGTAGATAACACATCTTATTTCCGTCAAAATCCAGATGTACCACTGGTTGTTCCAGAGGTCAATGCTCATGCACTTGATGCCCACAACGGAATTATTGCCTGCCCTAACTGTTCAACAATCCAAATGATGGTGGCTCTTGAGCCTGTTCGTCAAAAATGGGGCTTGGACCGTATCATAGTTTCAACTTACCAAGCGGTTTCAGGTGCTGGTATGGGAGCGATTCTTGAAACACAACGTGAACTCCGTGAAGTCTTGAATGACGGTGTGAATCCACGTGATTTGCATGCGGAAATTTTGCCTTCAGGTGGTGACAAGAAACACTATCCTATCGCTTTTAACGCTCTTCCACAAATCGATGTCTTTACTGACAATGATTACACTTATGAAGAGATGAAGATGACCAAGGAAACGAAGAAAATCATGGAAGATGATAGCATCGCAGTGTCTGCAACATGTGTGCGTATTCCTGTCTTGTCAGCTCACTCTGAGTCTGTTTATATCGAAACAAAAGAAGTGGCTCCAATCGAAGAAGTGAAAGCAGCTATTGCAGCCTTTCCAGGTGCTGTTCTTGAGGATGACGTAGCGCATCAAATCTATCCGCAAGCCATCAATGCAGTTGGTTCACGTGATACCTTTGTTGGTCGTATCCGTAAAGACTTGGATGCTGAAAAAGGAATCCACATGTGGGTTGTTTCAGATAACCTTCTTAAAGGTGCTGCTTGGAACTCAGTTCAGATCGCAGAAACACTTCACGAACGTGGATTGGTTCGTCCAACAGCTGAGTTGAAATTTGAATTAAAATAGTCATATCGTTTAGGAGTTCAGATGAACTCCTTCTTTGAAATAGAGAGGTGTTTCTCATGTCTTATCAAGATTTAAAAGAGTGTAAAATCATCACAGCCTTTATTACCCCTTTCCATGAGGATGGTTCCATCAACTTTGATGCCATTCCAGCCTTGATTGAGCATTTATTGGCCCATCACACAGACGGCATTCTCCTAGCTGGAACAACTGCTGAGAGTCCAACTTTGACTCACGATGAGGAGTTGCAACTCTTTGCAGCTGTACAAAAGATTGTTAATGGACGCGTTCCTTTGATTGCGGGTGTAGGTACCAATGATACACGTGACTCGATCGAATTTGTCAAAGAAGTCGCAGACTTTGGTGGCTTCGCTGCTGGACTTGCTATCGTACCATACTACAACAAACCTTCTCAAGAAGGAATGTATCAGCACTTTAAAGCGATTGCAGATGCTTCTGACTTACCTATTATCATCTATAACATTCCAGGGCGTGTAGTTGTTGAATTAACTCCAGAAACCTTGCTTCGTTTGGCTGACCATCCAAATATCATCGGTGTTAAAGAATGTACCAGCTTGGCCAATATGGCTTACTTGATTGAGCACAAGCCAGAAGAATTCTTGATTTATACAGGTGAAGATGGAGATGCCTTCCATGCCATGAACCTTGGTGCGGATGGGGTTATTTCTGTTGCCTCCCATACAAATGGAGATGAGATGCACGAGATGCTCACTGCCATTGCAGAAAGCGATATGAAGAAAGCAGCAGCTATTCAACGTAAATTCATTCCTAAGGTCAACGCCCTCTTCTCTTATCCAAGTCCTGCTCCAGTTAAGGCTGTTTTGAACTATATGGGATTTGAAGCTGGACCAACTCGATTACCTCTAGTTCCAGCACCAGAAGAAGATGCTAAACGCATCATCAAGGTTGTTGTAGATGGTGACTACGAAGCAACTAAGGCAACCGTAACAGGTGTCCTTAGACCAGATTACTAATGAAGACAATAAAATCCATGATTGAAAGAACGATCATGGATTTTTCTTATTTTCCTAAACAGAATTGGCTAAAGAGTTGGGTGATGAGTTCATCTGGTGCTGCATCTCCAGTGATTTCTCCTAGGATTTCCCAAGTACGGGTCAAGTCAACTTGCAACAAATCAACTGGCATACCCAGCTCAAGACCTTCATTAACTGCTTGTAGGCTTTCAACGGCCTTTTCAATCAAGGAAATATGACGGGCATTTGACAAGTAAGTAGCATCTTGCTCGACCAAACCAGCATTTTCAAAGAAGAGATCGTTAATACGCTCTTCGATCTTATCAATGTTTTGGTTTTTAAGAACTGAAATACGGATGACATCTTCAGGTAGTTCCGAAGTTTCAATCGCTTCAGGAAGATCCGTTTTATTAAGTAGAATAATGCGGTTGGTATCTTGGCTGATTTCTAAGAGTTGGCGATCTTGGGCGGTCAGTGGTTCACTGGCATTTAGTACTAGTAGTACCAAGTCAGCTTCCTTGAGGGCTTTTCTAGAACGTTCGACACCGATTTGTTCCACGATGTCATCTGTTTCCCGAATACCAGCTGTATCAATCAATTTGAGAGGAACACCATTGATGTTGACGTATTCTTCGATGACATCACGGGTAGTACCAGCGATGTCTGTAACGATGGCCTTTTCTTCACGCAGGAGGTTGTTGAGCAGGCTCGATTTCCCAACGTTGGGACGACCGATGATGGCAGTTGAAATTCCCTCACGGAGGATTTTACCTCGACGTGCTGTCCTAAGGAGATTAGTTAGCAATTGCTCAAACTCCATAGTTTTCTCACGGACAACAGCAGTAGTAGCTTCCTCAACATCATCATACTCAGGATAGTCGATATTGACCTCGACTTGGGCAAGTGTATTGAGGATTTCTTGGCGGGTATTATTAATGAGGTCAGAAAGGGAGCCGTCCAATTGCTTAACTGCAATATTCATAGCCTTGTCTGTCTTGGCGCGGATGATGTCCATCACCGCCTCAGCCTGTGTCAAATCTACACGACCGTTTAGAAAGGCGCGCTTGGTAAATTCACCAGGTTCAGCCAATCGAGCTCCTTCACGGATAGCTAACTGGAGAATCTCATTGGTGACGGCAATCCCACCGTGGGTGTTAATCTCGATAATGTCCTCGCGAGTGAAGGTCTTTGGAGATTTCATAGCTCCAATCATAACCTCGTCCATGACCTTACCAGTCAAAGGATCAATAATATGCCCGTAGTTAAGAGTATGGCTGGTAACCTTACTCAAATCCTTGCCTTTAAAAATCTTTTGCGCAATAGCAAAACTATCTGTTCCGCTCAAACGGACAATACCAATGGCCCCTTCACCTAGTGGAGTAGAGATAGCAGCGATGGTATCAAATTCACGTGTAATCATACTAATTCCTTTTGTATTTCTTTTCTTAGGATATGTATCCAAACATCTCTTCAAATTGTAACAAATTTAGGTTATTTCTTCAATGGATGCTACTTGGAGATTGAAAAAGCCTAAGCAAATTTGCTTAAGCTTGCTTATTTGGTACGCATTTCACCTTGAGGGAAATAGGTTCCTTCAGGCATGTCGTTGATAATGACATGAACAGCAGACTGAGGTGCTCCTGTGTTGCGGACAACTGCTTCAGTAACCTCCTTAGCAAGAGCTTTCTTTTGCTCGAGCGTACGTCCTTCAAACAAATCGATGCGAACAAATGGCATAATGGTTTCCTCCGTGGATTCTTTATTTCTTTATATTTTACCATATTTTGCCATTTAAAGCTTCAGAAAATTATGATATACTAGAATGTAGCAAAAATTTAGAAATGGACGTGAAATAGAAGCATGGCACAGTTGTATTATCGTTATGGGACTATGAACTCAGGTAAAACGATTGAGATTCTTAAGGTAGCCTATAACTATGAGGAGCAAGGAAAGGGAGTTGTGATTATGACTTCGGCTCTGGATACGCGTGACGGTGTTGGCTATGTGTCGAGTCGAATCGGCATGAAACGACCAGCCATTGCGATTGAGGAAACGACAGATATCTTCGGCTATATCCGAGACTTACCTGAAAAACCTTACTGTGTGTTGGTCGATGAGGCTCAGTTTCTCAAGCGTCACCATGTTTACGACCTAGCTCGTGTGGTGGATGAGTTAGACATACCTGTCATGGCTTTTGGTTTGAAGAATGACTTTCGCAATGAATTGTTCGAAGGCTCCAAATATCTCTTGCTTTTAGCAGATAAAATCGATGAGATAAAGACCATCTGTCAGTATTGTAAGAAAAAGGCGACCATGGTGTTGCGAACTCAAGATGGCGTGCCAGTCTATGATGGCGAACAAATTCAAATCGGTGGCAATGAAACCTATATATCAGTCTGCCGAAAACATTATTTTGCCCCAATGATATCATCTAATAAGGAGCAAAACTATGACAATTGAACTAAGAGATGTTACAATGGGAAATTATTTTGATGTTTTGAATTTGGATGTCAAGGAATATCAAAAACAATTCATTGCAACCAACGCAATTAGTTTAGCTGAAGCATATGTCTACACTAAAAATGGAGATTTTGTAGCTCCATTGGCAGTTTATGATAATGATGCAATTATAGGTTTTGTGATGATAGCTTATGATAAAAAGATCGGAATTAGTAGTGGAAATTATTTACTATTTCGTTTTATGATTGATAAGAATTTTCAAAATCAAGGATATTTTAAACCAATTATGGATAAAGTGCTGGACTATGTTCGGACAGCGCCAGCAGGTTTAGGCAATAAACTTTGGTTGTCTTATGAACCAGAAAATGAACATGCAAGATCTTGTTACCTCGGTTATGGATTTAAAGAAACTGGGGAAATATTTGAGAACGAAGTAGTAGCAATCTATGATTTAACAATTGAGAAATAAGGAGAAAAAATGAACATCTATGATCAACTACAAGCTGTAGAAGACCGTTATGAAGAATTAGGAGAATTGCTGAGTGACCCTGATGTCGTTTCAGACACCCAACGCTTCATGGAGCTTTCAAAAGAAGAGGCTTCAACTCGTGATACGGTAACAGCCTACCGTGAGTACAAACAAGTTCTTCAAAACATCGTTGATGCCGAAGAGATGATTAAAGAATCAGGCGGAGATGCGGACTTGGAAGAAATGGCCAAGCAAGAACTCAAAGATGCCAAGGCTGAAAAAGAAGAATACGAAGAAAAACTCAAAATCTTGCTCCTTCCAAAGGATCCAAACGATGATAAGAACATCATCCTTGAAATCCGTGGAGCAGCTGGTGGAGATGAAGCAGCACTTTTCGCTGGAGACCTTCTAACCATGTACCAAAAGTATGCGGAAGCCCAAGGCTGGCGCTTTGAAGTCATGGAAGCTTCTATGAATGGTGTCGGTGGTTTCAAGGAAGTGGTTGCTATGGTTTCTGGTCAATCTGTATATTCTAAGCTTAAGTACGAATCAGGTGCCCACCGTGTGCAACGTGTCCCTGTGACAGAAAGCCAAGGTCGTGTACATACTTCGACAGCGACAGTCCTTGTCATGCCTGAAGTGGAAGAAGTAGAATACGATATTGATCCAAAAGACCTTCGTGTTGATATCTACCACGCATCTGGTGCTGGTGGTCAGAACGTCAATAAGGTTGCGACTGCCGTGCGTATCGTTCACTTGCCAACCAATATCAAGGTTGAGATGCAGGAAGAACGTACCCAGCAGAAAAACCGTGAGAAGGCCATGAAAATCATCCGTGCGCGTGTTGCTGACCACTTTGCACAAATTGCCCAGGATGAACAAGACGCTGAACGTAAGTCTACTATCGGTACTGGTGACCGTTCAGAACGTATTCGTACATATAACTTCCCACAAAACCGTGTCACAGACCACCGTATTGGCTTGACTCTCCAAAAACTAGATACCATCTTGTCTGGTAAATTGGATGAAGTTGTGGATGCCTTGGTTCTTTATGACCAAACACAAAAATTAGAAGAATTAAACAAATAATGAAATTAGCTCAATTATTTTCAGATTTTGAAGAAGAGTTGGTTAGACAAGGAGAGGAAGCTGAAAGCCTCTCTTTTGTCTATCGTAGCCTAAAAAATCTCTCTTTTACGGACTTTGTCTTTGCTCTTCAGCAGGAAGTGACAAAAGAGGAAGAAAATTTTGTAGAAGAAATTTACCAGCAGTTAGTGGCTCACAAACCGGCGCAGTACATCATTGGTCACGCAGATTTCTTTGGAATGCAGTTAAAAGTGGATGAGCGGGTTTTGATTCCTCGTCCAGAAACAGAAGAGTTGGTGGAACTTATCCTAGTCGAAAATCTTGAGGATAAGCTTAAGGTCCTAGATATCGGAACTGGAAGTGGCGCCATAGCTCTCGCATTAGCAAAAAACAGACCAGATTGGTCAGTGACAGCAGCAGATATTTCCCAAGATGCCTTAGAGCTTGCATCAGAGAATGCTAAAAATCAAAATCTTAATATATTTTTTAAAAAATCTGATTGTTTTGCAGAAATTTCTGAAAAATATGATATAATTGTATCCAATCCACCCTATATCTCTCGTAAAGATGAGTCAGAGGTCGGTTTGAATGTTTTGCATTCAGAACCTCATCTAGCTCTCTTTGCAGATGAGGATGGCCTAGCTATTTATCGCAGAATTGCGGAAGATGCAAAAGACTATCTCACAGATGGTGGTAAGATTTACCTTGAAATTGGATACAAGCAAGGTCAAAGTGTTCCTGCGCTTTTTAGGAAACATCTTCCTGAAAAACGGGTACGAACACTCAAGGACCAATTTGGTCAAGATAGGATGGTTGTAGTTGATGATGGACAGGATTAGACAAGAGTTGGAAAAGGGCGGGGCTGTTGTTCTACCAACCGAGACAGTTTATGGTCTCTTTGCTAAGGCCTTAGATGAAAAAGCTGTCGACCATGTTTACCAACTAAAACGTCGTCCCAGAGACAAGGCACTCAATCTTAATGTCGCTTCTCTAGAGGATATCTTGCACTTTTCAAAGAATCAGCCAACTTATCTACAAAAGCTTGTAGAGGCCTTTTTACCGGGTCCCTTGACCATTATCCTCGAAGCCAATGACCGAGTTCCCTATTGGGTCAACTCTGGTCTTGCAACTGTCGGATTTCGGATGCCGAGTCACCCCATTACACTTGATTTGATTCGAGAGACAGGTCCTTTGATTGGGCCGTCTGCCAATATCTCGGGTCAGGCGAGTGGAGTGACCTTTGCTCAAATTCTAGAGGATTTTGACCAAGAGGTTTTGGGGCTGGAGGACGACGCTTTTCTAACTGGACAGGATTCGACGATTTTGGATTTGTCTGGAGATAAGGTGAAAATCTTACGCCAGGGGGCGATTAAGCGAGAAGATATTCTTGCACAGTTGCCAGAGATTTCTTTTGAGGAGGAATGAGATGCTAAGAAATTTGCAAGAAACAGATGTGAATGCTATATGTGAGATTAACCAAGAGGCTTTGGGCTATTCTTTTAGTCCAGAGGACACAGCTAGTCAACTAACTAGACTGTCTCAGGATTCTCATCATTTCCTACTTGGCTATGAGGATGAGGTCAGCCATGTCCTACTTGGATATGTCCATGCTGAAGTTTATGAATCCCTCTATTCCAAAGCAGGATTTAATATTTTAGGCTTTGCGGTTTCGCCTCAAGCACAAGGGCAAGGTATCGGTAAAAGCTTACTGCAAGGGTTGGATCAAGAAGCAAAAAGACGGGGTTATGGGTTTATCCGCTTAAACTCTGCTGATCATCGTCTGGGAGCTCATGCATTTTATGAAAAAGTTGGTTATACTTGTGATAAAGTGCAGAAACGGTTTATTCGCATCTTTTAGTATATTTTCTTAAACTAAAGGACCAGTCACACTATAAAGGAGAAGACCTATGATTTTTGACAAAGACGATTTTAAAGCATACGATGCTGATCTCTGGAATGCTATTGCCAAAGAAGAAGAACGCCAACAAAACAACATTGAGTTGATTGCTTCGGAAAACGTGGTTTCCAAGGCAGTTATGGAAGCTCAAGGGTCTATCTTGACAAACAAATATGCCGAGGGTTACCCAGGACGCCGTTATTATGGTGGAACTGATGTAGTAGACGTGGTAGAAACTCTAGCTATTGAACGTGCAAAAGAAATTTTTGGTGCTAAATTCGCCAATGTCCAACCTCACTCAGGAAGCCAAGCCAACTGTGCGGCTTACATGGCCTTGATTGAGCCAGGTGATACCGTTATGGGGATGGATTTGGCAGCGGGTGGACACTTGACTCACGGAGCTCCTGTCAGTTTCTCAGGTCAAACATACAACTTTGTGTCATATAGTGTGGATCCTGAAACGGAACTCTTGGACTTTGATGCTATCTTGAAACAAGCTCAAGAAGTAAAACCAAAATTAATTGTAGCAGGTGCTTCAGCCTATTCTCAAATTATCGACTTCTCAAAATTCCGTGAAATCGCAGATGCCGTTGGTGCTAAGCTCATGGTCGATATGGCCCATATCGCTGGTTTGGTTGCAGCTGGACTTCATCCAAGCCCAGTACCATACGCTCATATCACTA contains the following coding sequences:
- the prmC gene encoding peptide chain release factor N(5)-glutamine methyltransferase; the protein is MKLAQLFSDFEEELVRQGEEAESLSFVYRSLKNLSFTDFVFALQQEVTKEEENFVEEIYQQLVAHKPAQYIIGHADFFGMQLKVDERVLIPRPETEELVELILVENLEDKLKVLDIGTGSGAIALALAKNRPDWSVTAADISQDALELASENAKNQNLNIFFKKSDCFAEISEKYDIIVSNPPYISRKDESEVGLNVLHSEPHLALFADEDGLAIYRRIAEDAKDYLTDGGKIYLEIGYKQGQSVPALFRKHLPEKRVRTLKDQFGQDRMVVVDDGQD
- the prfA gene encoding peptide chain release factor 1, yielding MNIYDQLQAVEDRYEELGELLSDPDVVSDTQRFMELSKEEASTRDTVTAYREYKQVLQNIVDAEEMIKESGGDADLEEMAKQELKDAKAEKEEYEEKLKILLLPKDPNDDKNIILEIRGAAGGDEAALFAGDLLTMYQKYAEAQGWRFEVMEASMNGVGGFKEVVAMVSGQSVYSKLKYESGAHRVQRVPVTESQGRVHTSTATVLVMPEVEEVEYDIDPKDLRVDIYHASGAGGQNVNKVATAVRIVHLPTNIKVEMQEERTQQKNREKAMKIIRARVADHFAQIAQDEQDAERKSTIGTGDRSERIRTYNFPQNRVTDHRIGLTLQKLDTILSGKLDEVVDALVLYDQTQKLEELNK
- the glyA gene encoding serine hydroxymethyltransferase; translated protein: MIFDKDDFKAYDADLWNAIAKEEERQQNNIELIASENVVSKAVMEAQGSILTNKYAEGYPGRRYYGGTDVVDVVETLAIERAKEIFGAKFANVQPHSGSQANCAAYMALIEPGDTVMGMDLAAGGHLTHGAPVSFSGQTYNFVSYSVDPETELLDFDAILKQAQEVKPKLIVAGASAYSQIIDFSKFREIADAVGAKLMVDMAHIAGLVAAGLHPSPVPYAHITTTTTHKTLRGPRGGLILTNDEDLAKKINSAIFPGIQGGPLEHVVAAKAVSFKEVLDPAFKEYAANVIKNSKAMASVFLQDPDFRIISGGTENHLFLVDVTKVVENGKVAQNLLDEVNITLNKNSIPYETLSPFKTSGIRIGAAAITARGFGEEESRKVAELIIKTLKNAENEAVLEEVRSEVKALTDAFPLYED
- a CDS encoding L-threonylcarbamoyladenylate synthase — translated: MMDRIRQELEKGGAVVLPTETVYGLFAKALDEKAVDHVYQLKRRPRDKALNLNVASLEDILHFSKNQPTYLQKLVEAFLPGPLTIILEANDRVPYWVNSGLATVGFRMPSHPITLDLIRETGPLIGPSANISGQASGVTFAQILEDFDQEVLGLEDDAFLTGQDSTILDLSGDKVKILRQGAIKREDILAQLPEISFEEE
- a CDS encoding GNAT family N-acetyltransferase; translated protein: MLRNLQETDVNAICEINQEALGYSFSPEDTASQLTRLSQDSHHFLLGYEDEVSHVLLGYVHAEVYESLYSKAGFNILGFAVSPQAQGQGIGKSLLQGLDQEAKRRGYGFIRLNSADHRLGAHAFYEKVGYTCDKVQKRFIRIF